A portion of the Oncorhynchus masou masou isolate Uvic2021 chromosome 11, UVic_Omas_1.1, whole genome shotgun sequence genome contains these proteins:
- the zzef1 gene encoding zinc finger ZZ-type and EF-hand domain-containing protein 1 isoform X2: MGNAESGCGGGSGDEEDVEAESPGFAEGSPASAATGVGVANSGGSGSGRSGRGSNNPPVPGCGPPTPGVLLEQVKLREAAARISDSGVAIPESVLAGNEGVLVRWLEDRLSRGEESVNVEQFCEMLESRDAPRDECEEAFGQFDAEGDGVVDVENMLMALKNSNGANLQGELSHVIRQLQACTLTPGFVDIFSKSKDRLGAHASKILKFLHRNRIPSSAIPFPVLEGYNSICTMRSTVVQDFLEFLLQKEKDLDIQYRAELNRDPEVDKVKVVTQCYNFIEASSNAADIHKMTNGETVTFWQSDGSARSHWIRLKMKPDVVLRRLAIAVASNDHSYMPQLVSVAVGKNRRSLQEIKDVRIPSNVTGYVALLENANITHPYIQINIKRCLSDGCDTRIHGLKTLGYQITKSKEVSVSDASAIWYLSLLTSLVTASMETNPVLAQTVLQSTQKALKHMPPLSLTPSSTEFPKFFSMNILEEVDGFLLRIADCCVTPDAELTLLAFALARGSVAKILQSLSGISEHLEAEYRASSLISSMASVRLRLLYRNGKTLQLHLQACDVKGKEEKSGPENMLTESAATGDGFLTESGKKRASVILSTEDQSNFQVTQMKVKVRKGAIGAKCGLVFAYSEGDTFDAEKHFKRFKKYDSWNYKDYKEFVQDNLRIPLQAEDEPIGWFELEDDWNDVEIKLQTCRIAKFLMVKFLCARQDSAERLGVQSLSFSGYLCPGAERLDDLDDLSPQGDGSEGDMVTGLTLLKKTLFFIQQLTRDMVPTDVSLFKQKFLLDFSGLNLILFWSFYNKLREIEGEEVMKSRVLVLQLLQNCFAVLPSPSSLEFRGLEESRGTEDGAVTSASASASPSTSSSSEPDSARAVWELYTHLCQIVDGLEAEGTVGKALRKEAVKAVLNGAAIFFPDKQSRRDKLFHMMKNITEEDQPESVKLTFESLCNYFSDQDPSGLLLLPPKGAPSDFDISPILSVMETLLLVATRECEVMMVDVSGGASRKVLLSLFWALQGSLLSWCYLQLKGGAAAAPTAADLARDILLKYVDQFLGSTKTVLGDLLQRYSGAEITDRLNGSILAMATRQMMIFLLELCFLDIPHCILLTSFSSLVVLLKNLSSETADIFSKVDLESCQQSQQPVVLRTWNMESPHNYENSRHETTIFACPGATSFEVEFDERSETEKRYDYLEFTDARGGKVRYDMKVGTEKWPKKVTFEAGPQLQFLFHSDSSNNEWGYKFTVTAHGLPDITVSWMSDLQLLVARLMGRLASRTMALKSPHEIRSVKELPAGKMAHVLSSPLWKPVFRHGLIESPHVHTDEVKTCQPGCSDCFMRFCDDFGHWNPTEEALDSRTQLMKSLMLACKKQPIRNEIVAGWKADMAVNAIFAAMIYHTPALNQALRIYASQGGQASLSEDFVQVFSLAESIKTWMLEMKQRYLVGKMNVSEEEKEDGNCEVTMDGLAEMVLGKANLLLRFPPSGASSRLDTDFSRVAEGSAVLLRSISISEGDFQPSTSLGTQSSQAAGSEVGGCEARSGAVGPVPGPGCPHSFRVQPQDSTASDPGPGPSSQGLLGSTESLSYQPGAAEPASTFPRKAPSFSRGRLRLLSLRSVEEPRSAPSIKERYPLLKHIINFMKDQTLTTVSIRQTLSLNKAQAQSVCKVLETVQQCLLSLGKPHLFQAPCILFLQELLACQKDFTSYFSQLSGSGQELREKVRRSYHRLVLMLVEAVQGFSSLNEKVLLPALSCVQTCLLHLLDMSWEVQDLPLFLQIKLPDLLLTMSQENISVHDIAISQWTEEDEIADYKKNRDWMDECVDGMFEKWYDKIDEEGSMEDRRKMHMFIARYCDLLNVVISCDGCERMAPWHRYRCLQCMDMDLCKTCFLSGAKPEGHEDDHEMVNMEYACDHCQGLIVGSRINCNVCEDFDLCFGCYNAKKYPDSHLPTHRITVCPMVTIRISDRHRLIQPYIHNYSWLLFAALALYTSDLSSERQQEGEPLGPDTLTQASALQTRCSQLITECLLKGQTGKGLRSSALLSLLASNESESELCPESPSQELSINTTTEDTSSLPGSTTAICSPLPSRDKRKAQGKEKEKEKEVQSPPAALEVCSTSEGEGGQEKGKKKLVKQDTLDSSSLSQTPSLSSEGTLSPVIRAPESVSETITSPTPEDIEEMREMMKERDEKMEKMAKVPIQEHVFAECSRERILGLLAAMLPPAKPGSTLALSSLSPILPQLFRVVISNAGCLNETYHLTLGLLGQLLLRIPPLEADVAVREALADKYELLTPGEGAASGADTQGWKTTQLLFSLGAVCLDSRIGLDWACSVADILRSLNACPQWSVVIAAFTDHCVRQLPQTLKRTNLFTLLVLVGFPEVLCMGTQSVFIDNANEQHHMILLKHFTEKNHAAVVDVKTRKRKTVKDYQLIQPQDSSATGSHSPGSQVQGIGQGQGPPQAQLTRYLSNFTSIISHLLQSSQDSSTPDAVEASWVVSLALKGLYNTLKKHGVAEAQEAIQQSGLTQLLVRKCSKGTGFSKLWLLRDLEILSIMLYSSKREIHSMAQGQDGEREEKEQDKEHDSDHSSCCADDPDPNRPDPLEGLDEETKICFQITHDALNAPLHILRAMYELQMKRTDSFFLEVQKRFDGDVIKTDETIRTLAQKWQPTKRPRSEERSTKAVDTDMIVVPCVSKPSHCEKATEETTVVTQKLITNTETDLQLSYAKQRRTKSSALLHKELDARSNRSVRQYLVKVNQAIATLYARHVLASLLADWPQGAPLSEEALELSGASHMAYILDMLMQLEERPLWERILQKVLVGCSQSMLGSLSLTACQFMEEPGMAVQVRESKHPYDNNTNFEDKVHIPGAIYLSVKFDSRCYTEEGCDELIMGSSSDFLQDLHNFSGSPQKWTDFEIPGDTLHYRFISDMSNTEWGYKFTVTGGHRGRFQTGFEILKQMLADDQVLSHLPLADIWEWQVGVACRQTGNQRLKAIHLLLRLLQCQSQRGCELTLLRPLWQLFMTMESGLSQDPTSITVLLPLHRALTELFFIAEARAMEEGILQEYLLALTTNEQLLARTALALKNIAAISLAINYPNKSTKLLNTSP; the protein is encoded by the exons ATGGGAAACGCAGAGAGCGGCTGCGGAGGTGGTAGTGGGGACGAGGAGGATGTCGAAGCCGAGAGCCCCGGGTTCGCGGAAGGCAGTCCGGCCTCTGCGGCCACGGGCGTCGGCGTTGCTAACAGTGGAGGCTCTGGTTCTGGAAGGAGTGGAAGGGGATCGAATAACCCTCCAGTGCCGGGCTGCGGACCACCTACCCCAGGGGTGCTTTTAGAGCAAGTCAAACTGAGGGAGGCGGCGGCCCGCATAAGCGACTCGGGGGTCGCCATTCCTGAGTCGGTCCTGGCCGGGAATGAGGGCGTCCTGGTGCGGTGGCTCGAGGACCGGTTGAGCCGGGGAGAGGAGTCTGTAAATGTGGAACAATTTTGCGAGATGCTCGAGAGCCGAGACGCTCCGCGAGATGAGTGCGAAGAG GCCTTTGGTCAGTTTGACGCAGAGGGAGATGGAGTGGTGGACGTTGAGAACATGCTGATGGCTCTGAAGAACTCCAATGGGGCCAATCTACAGGGAGAGCTGAGTCACGTGATCCGACAACTCCAGGCATGCACCCTAACCCCAG GATTCGTTGACATATTCTCCAAGTCCAAAGACAGGTTGGGAGCGCACGCCTCAAAGATCCTGAAGTTCCTCCACAGGAACCGTATTCCCAGTAGTGCCATCCCTTTCCCTGTTCTAGAGGGATACAACAGCATTTGTACCATGAGGTCTACCGTGGTGCAGGACTTCCTAGAGTTCCTCCTTCAGAAGGAGAAAG acTTAGACATCCAGTACAGGGCAGAGTTGAACCGGGACCCAGAGGTGGATAAAGTGAAGGTGGTCACACAGTGCTACAACTTCATAGAAGCTTCGTCCAATGCCGCGGACATCCACAAGATGACCAACGGCGAGACCGTGACCTTCTGGCAGTCAGACGGCAGCGCCCGCTCACACTGGATAAG GTTGAAGATGAAGCCGGACGTGGTGCTGCGTCGCCTGGCCATCGCAGTGGCATCCAACGACCACAGCTACATGCCCCAGCTGGTGTCGGTGGCCGTGGGCAAGAACCGGCGATCGCTGCAGGAGATCAAGGATGTGCGCATCCCCTCCAACGTCACAGGTTACGTGGCCCTGCTGGAGAACGCCAACATTACTCACCCCT ACATCCAGATCAACATCAAGCGGTGCCTGAGTGATGGTTGTGACACGCGGATCCACGGGCTGAAGACCCTAGGCTACCAGATCACCAAGAGTAAAGAGGTGTCTGTGTCTGATGCCTCGGCTATCTGGTACCTGTCACTGCTCACCTCCCTGGTCACAGCCTCAATGGAGACCAACCCTGTCCTGGCACAGACTGTCCTACAGAGCACACA AAAAGCCTTAAAGCACATGCCACCACTGTCCTTAACGCCGTCGTCCACCGAGTTCCCCAAGTTCTTCTCCATGAACATCCTCGAGGAGGTGGACGGGTTCCTGCTCAGAATAGCAGA TTGCTGTGTGACCCCTGATGCAGAACTGACCCTGTTGGCCTTTGCCCTGGCCCGGGGCAGTGTGGCTAAGATCCTCCAATCCCTGTCTGGTATCAGTGAGCACCTGGAGGCAGAGTACAGAGCCTcgtccctcatctcctccatggCCTCAGTCAGACTGCGCCTGCTCTATCGCAACG GGAAGACCCTTCAGTTGCACCTGCAGGCCTGTGATGTGAAGGGCAAAGAGGAGAAGTCGGGACCAGAGAACATGCTGACTGAATCCGCCGCCACTGGAGACG GGTTTCTTACAGAAAGTGGTAAGAAGAGAGCTAGCGTGATCTTGTCTACAGAAGACCAGAGCAACTTCCAGGTCACTCAGATGAAGGttaaa GTCCGTAAAGGTGCCATTGGAGCGAAGTGTGGCCTGGTGTTTGCCTACAGTGAAGGAGACACCTTTGATGCAGAAAAACACTTCAAGAGGTTTAAGAAGTATGACTCCTGGAACTACAAGGACTACAAGGAGTTTGTGCAAGACAA TCTGAGGATTCCACTGCAGGCGGAGGATGAGCCCATTGGCTGGTTTGAGCTGGAGGATGACTGGAACGATGTGGAGATCAAACTGCAGACTTGTCGCATTGCAAAG tTCCTGATGGTGAAGTTCCTGTGTGCGCGGCAGGACAGTGCAGAGCGTCTGGGCGTCCAGTCTCTGTCCTTCAGTGGGTACCTGTGTCCCGGGGCCGAGAGGCTGGATGATCTGGACGACCTGAGCCCACAAGGAGATGGCTCAGAGGGGGACATGGTCACTGGACTCACCCTGCTCAAGAAGACCCTCTTCTTCATCCAGCAGCTCACACGAGACATGGTACCCACT GATGTGTCCCTGTTCAAGCAGAAGTTTCTACTGGATTTCAGTGGCCTCAACCTCATCCTGTTCTGGAGCTTCTATAACAAACTACGGGAGAT tgagggagaggaggtgatgAAAAGCAGAGTGCTGGTGCTCCAGCTGCTCCAGAACTGTTTCGCCGTGCTGCCCAGCCCCAGCTCGCTGGAATTCAGGGGcctggaggagagcagggggACTGAGGATGGAGCAGTAACCTCAGCATCAGCCTCCGCATCCCCGTCCACATCCAGCAGTAGcgagccagactctgccagggcAGTGTGGGAGCTCTACACCCACCTCTGTCAAA TTGTAGATGGTCTGGAGGCTGAGGGGACGGTGGGCAAAGCCCTGAGGAAGGAGGCAGTGAAAGCCGTTCTGAACGGAGCGGCCATCTTCTTCCCAGACAAACAAAGCAGAAGAGACAAACTCTTCCACATGATG AAAAACATCACAGAGGAGGATCAGCCAGAGTCTGTGAAGTTGACGTTTGAATCGCTTTGTAATTACTTCAG TGACCAGGATCCCAGTGGCCTTCTCCTGCTCCCTCCTAAAGGAGCTCCTTCAGACTTTGACATCAGCCCTATCCTCAGTGTCATGGAGACCTTGCTACTGGTGGCCACTCGGGAA tgtgagGTGATGATGGTGGATGTGAGTGGCGGGGCCAGCAGGAAGGTGCTACTGTCTCTGTTCTGGGCTCTGCAGGGCAGCCTGCTCTCCTGGTGTTACCTGCAACTCAAAGGAGGGGCTGCTGCAGCCCCCACCGCTGCAGACCTGGCCAGAGATATTCTCCTCAAAT atGTGGATCAGTTCCTGGGCAGCACTAAGACCGTGCTGGGAGACCTGCTGCAGAGATACAGTGGAGCTGAAATCACTGACAGACTCAATGGATCCATCCTGGCCATGGCCACCAGACAGATG ATGATCTTCTTGTTGGAGCTGTGTTTCCTGGACATCCCTCACTGTATTCTGCTCACCAGTTTCTCCTCTCTGGTTGTGCTGCTGAAAAACCTCTCCAGTGAAACGGCAGACATCTTCTCTAAG GTGGACCTGGAGAGCTGCCAGCAGTCCCAGCAGCCGGTGGTCCTGAGGACCTGGAACATGGAGTCTCCTCATAACTACGAGAACAGCAGGCACGAGACCACGATCTTCGCCTGCCCCGGGGCCACTTCCTTCGAGGTGGAGTTTGACGAACGcagtgagacagagaagag ATACGACTACCTAGAGTTCACAGACGCCAGAGGAGGGAAGGTCCGCTACGACATGAAGGTCGGGACTGAGAAATGGCCAAAG AAGGTGACGTTTGAGGCTGGACCCCAGCTGCAGTTCCTGTTCCACTCAGACAGCAGCAACAACGAGTGGGGCTATAAGTTCACAGTGACGGCCCACGGCCTGCCTGATATCACCGTGTCCTGGATGTCAGACCTACAGCTCCTGGTGGCCCGACTCATGGGCCGCCTGGCCTCCAGAACCATGGCCCTCAAATCACCCCacg AGATCCGCAGTGTGAAGGAGCTTCCTGCTGGGAAGATGGCCCacgtcctgtcctctcctctgtggaAGCCTGTCTTCAGACACGGACTCATTGAATCTCCCCACGTCCACACAGATGAG GTGAAGACATGCCAGCCAGGTTGTTCTGATTGTTTCATGAGATTCTGTGACGACTTTGGTCACTGGAACCCGACAGAGGAGGCACTAGACAGCAGGACTCAGTTGATGAAAAGCCTCATGCTGGCCTGCAAGAAGCAGCCAATTAGGAACGAGATAGTTGCGGGGTGGAAGGCTGACATGGCGGTGAATGCCATCTTTGCAGCCATGATTTACCACACGCCAGCCCTCAACCAAGCTCTCAGGATCTATG CCAGCCAGGGTGGTCAGGCGAGTCTGAGTGAAGACTTTGTGCAGGTCTTCTCACTGGCTGAGAGCATCAAAACATGGATG TTGGAGATGAAGCAGCGGTATCTGGTGGGCAAAATGAATGtctctgaggaggagaaggaggatggcaaCTGTGAAGTAACCATGGATGGTCTCG CTGAGATGGTCCTTGGGAAGGCCAATCTTTTGTTGAGATTCCCCCCCAGTGGTGCTTCTTCTCGCTTGGACACCGACTTCTCCAGGGTAGCAGAGGGCAGCGCTGTCCTCCTCCGCTCCATCTCCATATCAGAGGGGGACTTCCAGCCGAGTACCTCGTTGGGAACCCAGTCCTCCCAGGCAGCAGGCTCTGAGGTGGGGGGCTGTGAGGCAAGGTCTGGAGCTGTGGGCCCAGTGCCTGGACCAGGCTGCCCTCATTCTTTCAGGGTCCAGCCCCAAGATTCAACAGCTTCTGACCCAGGGCCGGGCCCATCCAGCCAGGGCCTCCTGGGATCCACAGAGAGCCTGTCTTACCAGCCAGGGGCAGCAGAGCCTGCCTCCACCTTCCCCCGGAAGGCTCCCTCCTTCAGCCGGGGCCGCCTCCGCCTCCTCTCCTTGCGCTCCGTGGAAGAGCCTCGCTCTGCCCCCTCTATCAAGGAACGCTACCCTCTCCTCAAACACATCATCAACTTCATGAAGGACCAGACACTGACTACTGTCAG TATCCGGCAGACGCTGTCCTTGAACAAGGCCCAGGCTCAGAGTGTGTGTAAGGTACTGGAGACGGTACAGCAGTGTTTACTGTCCCTGGGGAAACCACACCTCTTCCAGGCCCCCTGCATTCTGTTCCTACAGGAACTGCTGGCCTGCCAGAAAGACTTCACCAG TTATTTCTCCCAGTTGTCTGGAAGTGGGCAGGAgctgagagagaaggtgaggaggtcCTACCATCGACTAGTCCTCATGCTGGTGGAGGCAGTACAAGGCTTCAGCAGTCTCAACGAGAA GGTCCTGCTGCCTGCCCTTTCCTGTGTTCAGACATGCTTGCTGCATCTCCTGGACATGAGCTGGGAGGTGCAGgacctccccctgttcctccagATCAAACTACCTGacctcctcctcaccatgtccCAGGAGAACATCAGCGTGCACGACATTGCCATCAG TCAGTGGACGGAGGAGGATGAGATAGCAGACTACAAGAAGAACCGGGACTGGATGGACGAGTGTGTGGATGGGATGTTTGAGAAGTGGTATGACAAGATTGACGAGGAGGGTTCCATGGAGGACAGGAGAAAG ATGCACATGTTCATAGCTCGTTATTGCGACCTGCTCAACGTGGTGATCTCCTGTGATGGCTGTGAGAGGATGGCCCCCTGGCACCGGTACCGCTGTCTGCAGTGTATGGACATGGACCTGTGCAAGACCTGCTTCCtca GTGGTGCCAAACCTGAGGGTCACGAGGACGACCATGAGATGGTGAACATGGAGTATGCATGTGACCACTGCCAGGGCCTCATTGTGGGCAGCAGGATCAACTGTAATGTCTGTGAAGACTTTGACCTCTGCTTCGGCTGCTACAATGCCAAGAAATACCCCGACAG TCACCTCCCGACCCATCGGATCACCGTCTGTCCCATGGTGACCATCAGGATCAGTGACCGCCACCGTCTCATACAGCCCTACATCCACAACTACTCCTGGCTGCTGTTTGCTGCCTTGGCCCTGTACAC CTCAGACCTGAGCAGCGAGAGACAGCAGGAGGGGGAGCCTCTGGGGCCAGACACCCTGACCCAGGCCTCCGCCCTGCAGACACGCTGCTCACAGCTCATTACCGAGTGCCTGCTCAAGGGACAGACTGGCAAAG gtCTGCGGTCCTCTGCCCTGCTGTCCCTGCTGGCCTCTAATGAGTCAGAGAGTGAGCTGTGTCCTGAGTCACCCTCCCAGGAGCTCAGCATCAACACCACCACAGAAGACACATCTTCTCTGCCTGGCTCCACCACTGCTATCTGCTCACCACTGCCCTCTAGGGACAAG agaaaagcccaggggaaggagaaggagaaggagaaggaggtgcAGTCTCCCCCTGCTGCCCTGGAGGTGTGCTCCAcgtcagagggagaaggaggacaggagaaggggAAGAAGAAGCTGGTGAAACAGGACACCCTAGACTCGTCCAGCCTCAGCCAGACCCCATCTCTGTCCAGCGAGGGAACACTCTCTCCCGTGATCAGAG CTCCAGAGTCGGTCTCCGAGACCATCACCTCTCCAACGCCTGAGGACatagaagagatgagagagatgatgaaggagagggatgagaagatGGAGAAGATGGCCAAGGTGCCCATCCAGGAGCATGTGTTTGCAGAGTGCTCCAGAGAGAGGATCCTGGGGCTGTTAGCTGCCATGCTGCCTCCAGCCAAACCG ggcTCCACCCTTGCTCTGTCCAGCCTGAGCCCCATCCTGCCCCAGCTCTTCAGGGTGGTCATCTCCAATGCCGGGTGTCTGAACGAGACCTACCACCTGACCCTTGGTCTCCTGGGGCAGCTGCTGCTGAGGATACCACCCCTGGAGGCGGACGTGGCCGTCAGAGAGGCCCTCGCCGATAAGTACGAGCTGCTCACCCCTGGAGAGGGGGCTGCCTCCGGGGCTGACACACAGGGCTGGAAGACCACCCAGCTACTTTTCAGCCTGGGGGCTGTCTGTCTGGACAG TCGTATAGGTCTGGACTGGGCGTGTTCGGTGGCTGATATCCTGCGGAGCCTGAACGCCTGTCCCCAGTGGAGTGTTGTCATAGCAGCCTTCACTGACCACTGTGTCCGGCAACTACCACAAACGCTCAAACGCACCAACCTCTTCACCCTGCTGGTGCTGGTCGGCTTCCCTGAG GTGCTGTGTATGGGCACCCAGTCAGTGTTCATAGACAATGCCAACGAGCAGCATCATATGATCCTACTCAAGCACTTCACCGAGAAGAACCACGCTGCTGTGGTGGATGTCAAGACCCGCAAGAGAAAGACAG TTAAGGACTACCAGCTGATCCAGCCGCAGGATTCCAGTGCTACAGGCTCCCACAGCCCAGGGTCCCAGGTCCAGGGcataggtcagggtcagggacccCCCCAGGCCCAGCTAACCCGCTACCTCAGTAACTTCACCTCCATCATCAGCCACCTGCTGCAGAGTAGTCAGGACAGCAGCACCCCCGACGCTGTGGAGGCCTCCTGGGTCGTCTCACTGGCCCTCAAGGGCCTCTACAACACACTCAAG AAGCACGGCGTTGCTGAGGCCCAGGAGGCCATCCAACAATCCGGTCTGACCCAGCTCCTGGTGAGGAAGTGCAGTAAGGGGACAGGCTTCAGTAAGCTGTGGCTGCTCCGAGACCTGGAGATCCTCTCCATAATGCTCTACTCCTCCAAGAGAGAGATCCACAGCATGGCCCAGGGCCAggacggggagagggaggagaaggagcaaGACAAGGAGCATGACTCGGACCACTCTAGTTGTTGTGCCGACGACCCCGACCCCAACCGGCCTGACCCACTGGAGGGGCTCGACGAAGAGACTAAGATTTGCTTCCAG ATTACCCATGATGCCTTAAACGCGCCCCTGCACATCCTGCGGGCCATGTACGAGCTGCAGATGAAGAGAACGGACTCCTTCTTTCTGGAGGTGCAGAAGAG GTTTGATGGAGACGTGATCAAGACGGACGAGACGATTAGGACGCTGGCTCAGAAGTGGCAGCCCACCAAGAGACCTCGCTCTGAGGAGAGGAGCACCAAGGCCGTGGACACTGACATGATCGTCGTGCCCTGTGTG tCCAAGCCGAGTCACTGTGAGAAGGCTACGGAGGAGACCACGGTGGTGACTCAGAAGCTGATCACCAACACGGAGACTGACCTCCAGCTGAGCTACGCCAAGCAGCGCCGCACCAAGTCCTCCGCCCTGCTGCACAAGGAGCTGGACGCCCGCAGCAACCGCTCTGTCAGACAGTACCTAGTCAAG GTGAACCAGGCCATCGCCACCCTGTATGCCCGCCACGTGCTGGCGTCGCTGCTGGCTGACTGGCCCCAGGGGGCGCCACTGAGTGAGGAGGCTCTGGAGCTGAGCGGGGCATCACACATGGCCTACATCCTGGACATGCTGATGCAGCTGGAGGAACGACCACTCTGGGAGAGG ATTCTACAGAAAGTGCTGGTTGGCTGCAGCCAGAGCATGCTGGGTAGTTTGTCTCTGACAGCGTGTCAGTTCATGGAGGAGCCTGGCATGGCCGTGCAAGTCCGGGAGTCCAAACACCCCTACGACAACAACACTAACTTTGAG gacaagGTGCACATCCCAGGGGCCATCTACCTATCTGTGAAGTTTGACTCCCGCTGTTACACAGAGGAGGGCTGTGATGAACTTATCATGGGCAGCAGCTCTGACTTTCTCCAGGATCTGCACAACTTCAGCGGCTCCCCACAGAAATGGACTGACTTCGAAATCCCTG GGGATACTCTGCACTACAGGTTCATCTCAGACATGAGCAACACAGAGTGGGGATACAAATTCACTGTCACTGGGGGACACAGGGGCCGCTTCCAGACAG GTTTTGAGATCCTAAAACAAATGTTGGCTGACGACCAAGTGCTCAGCCACCTCCCATTGGCTGACATCTGGGAGTGGCAGGTGGGCGTGGCCTGCCGCCAGACCGGGAACCAAAGACTGAAGGCCATCCACCTGTTGCTCCGCCTCCTGCAGTGTCAATCACAGAG gggcTGTGAGCTGACCCTGCTGAGGCCTCTATGGCAGCTGTTCATGACCATGGAGAGCGGTCTGAGTCAGGACCCCACCAGTATCACTGTACTGCTGCCCCTACACAGAGCACTCACGGAGCTCTTCTTCATTgctgaagccagggccatg GAGGAAGGCATTCTCCAGGAGTACCTATTAGCCCTAACCACCAATGAACAGCTCCTAGCCCGCACAGCACTG